One genomic segment of Pseudonocardia sp. T1-2H includes these proteins:
- a CDS encoding sugar kinase, which produces MSVTAGGLVTLGETLGLLVAEDVGPLPLVRGMRLSMGGAESNVAIGVSRLGVPATWIGRLGRDSVGDLIERHLMAERVHCLVRRDAAPTALMLRERRTATASLVSYYRHGSAGSHLCPEDLPDDVIEQAGVLHLTGITPALGPGPAAAVREAMRRARAAGVPVSVDLNFRSRLWDAATAAPVFRELAAGADMLFASDDEARIALGIQDPAGATSEELAVALGGLGPTEVVVKRGRHGATARIDGAEIDVPAVPVDAVDTVGAGDAFVAGYLASRLTGRDAHERLSTAALTGAFAVTVPGDWEASPDHMRCPCSSRRRTSSAEDHGQPRRRHRSAPASSNSQERHSDDQYGSQRRGLLRSLAELPGEVPASTPGP; this is translated from the coding sequence GTGAGCGTGACCGCCGGCGGGCTGGTCACCCTCGGGGAGACGCTCGGATTGCTCGTCGCCGAGGACGTCGGGCCGCTCCCGTTGGTTCGTGGGATGCGGCTGAGCATGGGCGGAGCGGAGTCGAACGTCGCCATCGGGGTGTCCCGGCTCGGGGTGCCGGCGACCTGGATCGGTCGCCTGGGCCGCGACTCGGTCGGCGACCTGATCGAACGCCACCTGATGGCCGAGCGGGTGCACTGCCTGGTCCGGCGGGACGCTGCACCCACCGCGCTGATGCTGCGCGAGCGCCGCACCGCGACCGCATCGCTCGTGTCCTACTACCGGCACGGCAGCGCAGGTTCGCATCTGTGTCCGGAGGACCTGCCCGACGATGTCATCGAGCAGGCCGGGGTCCTGCACCTGACCGGGATCACCCCGGCGCTCGGACCCGGGCCGGCCGCTGCGGTCCGGGAGGCGATGCGGCGGGCCCGGGCGGCAGGCGTCCCGGTGTCGGTCGACCTCAACTTCCGTTCCCGGCTCTGGGACGCCGCCACCGCGGCCCCCGTGTTCCGGGAGCTGGCTGCGGGCGCGGACATGCTGTTCGCGAGCGACGACGAGGCGCGGATCGCACTCGGGATCCAGGACCCTGCCGGGGCCACGTCCGAGGAGCTCGCCGTGGCTCTCGGCGGGCTCGGCCCGACCGAGGTCGTGGTGAAGAGGGGCCGCCACGGCGCCACCGCCCGAATCGACGGCGCCGAGATCGACGTGCCCGCCGTACCGGTGGACGCGGTGGACACCGTCGGAGCAGGCGACGCCTTCGTCGCGGGCTACCTCGCTTCCCGGCTCACCGGCCGCGATGCCCACGAGCGTCTGTCCACCGCGGCGCTGACCGGAGCGTTCGCAGTCACCGTCCCCGGCGATTGGGAGGCCTCCCCCGACCACATGAGATGTCCCTGCTCGTCGCGGAGGAGAACGTCCAGCGCTGAGGACCACGGGCAACCGCGGCGCCGGCACCGTTCGGCCCCGGCCTCCTCCAACTCCCAAGAGAGGCACTCCGATGACCAGTACGGATCGCAACGACGCGGTCTCCTCCGATCCCTCGCAGAACTTCCCGGTGAAGTACCTGCCTCGACCCCAGGTCCGTGA
- a CDS encoding FAD-binding oxidoreductase, whose protein sequence is MADPTSDRTVLSELAAGLHTEAVLTDPASTEAYRHDEAAFCASGSPLAVVRPTSTEEVQHVLRVASAHRVPVVPQGARSGLSGAANAIEGGIVLSLTRMDRILDVDPVDQVAVVEPGVLNAVLSRAVLEQGLYYPPDPSSWELSTIGGNLATNAGGLCCVKYGVTADFVRGLEVVTASGELLRTGRRTAKGVAGYDLTRLLVGSEGTLGVITKATLGLRPAPEAALTIAAAFGSVADALTAVTRIMAAGLQPSMCEFLDGLTVRAIQDYRDMGLPAGVEALVLAQSDRGPRAADDVAAMGRICDDAGALDVAVASDATESAMLMEARRLVHFAIEKLGATLVDDVAVPRSRLVELLDGIEAIAAEHRVLVSCPGHVGDGNMHPTVIFDRGDPAAVERAHRAFDAIMELGLALDGTITGEHGVGVLKRDWLATELGELSTRIHRDIKAVFDPLGILNPGKVLTEQR, encoded by the coding sequence GTGGCTGACCCCACGTCCGACCGGACCGTGCTCTCCGAGCTCGCCGCGGGCCTTCACACCGAGGCCGTGCTCACCGACCCGGCGAGCACCGAGGCCTACCGCCACGACGAAGCCGCCTTTTGCGCGTCCGGGTCGCCGCTGGCGGTGGTGCGGCCGACGTCCACCGAAGAGGTGCAGCACGTGCTGCGGGTGGCTTCCGCGCATCGGGTGCCGGTGGTTCCGCAGGGAGCGCGGTCCGGGCTCTCCGGCGCGGCCAACGCGATCGAGGGTGGGATCGTGCTGTCGCTGACCCGGATGGACCGCATCCTCGACGTCGACCCGGTCGACCAGGTCGCCGTGGTCGAACCCGGCGTGCTCAACGCCGTGCTGTCGCGCGCCGTGCTGGAACAGGGCCTGTACTACCCGCCGGACCCGTCGTCCTGGGAGCTGTCGACGATCGGCGGCAACCTGGCGACCAACGCGGGCGGGCTGTGCTGCGTGAAGTACGGGGTCACCGCCGACTTCGTCCGCGGCCTCGAGGTGGTCACCGCGAGCGGGGAGCTGCTGCGCACCGGGCGCCGCACGGCCAAGGGCGTGGCCGGCTACGACCTCACCCGGCTGCTCGTGGGGTCCGAGGGCACCCTCGGCGTCATCACGAAGGCGACGCTGGGGCTGCGCCCCGCCCCGGAGGCCGCCCTGACGATCGCCGCGGCGTTCGGCTCCGTCGCCGACGCGCTCACCGCCGTCACCCGGATCATGGCAGCCGGGCTGCAGCCGTCGATGTGCGAGTTCCTCGACGGCCTCACGGTGCGCGCCATCCAGGACTACCGGGACATGGGGCTGCCGGCCGGTGTGGAGGCGCTCGTGCTGGCCCAGTCCGACCGGGGCCCGCGGGCCGCCGACGACGTCGCGGCGATGGGCCGGATCTGCGACGACGCCGGGGCGCTGGACGTGGCCGTCGCCTCGGACGCCACCGAGTCGGCGATGCTCATGGAGGCCCGCCGACTGGTGCACTTCGCGATCGAGAAGCTGGGCGCCACCCTCGTGGACGACGTGGCCGTCCCGCGCTCCCGGCTGGTCGAGCTGCTCGACGGGATCGAGGCGATCGCCGCGGAGCACCGCGTGCTGGTCTCGTGCCCCGGCCACGTCGGCGACGGCAACATGCATCCAACGGTGATCTTCGACCGCGGCGACCCCGCCGCCGTCGAGCGGGCGCACCGGGCCTTCGACGCGATCATGGAGCTCGGCCTGGCACTGGACGGGACGATCACCGGCGAGCACGGGGTGGGCGTCCTCAAGCGCGACTGGCTCGCCACCGAGCTGGGCGAACTGAGCACCCGGATCCACCGCGACATCAAGGCCGTCTTCGACCCGCTGGGCATCCTCAACCCGGGAAAGGTCCTGACCGAGCAGCGCTGA
- the larB gene encoding nickel pincer cofactor biosynthesis protein LarB gives MTGTDGTGPGFDDLGYARPDVGREERLGVPEVVYGPGKTVEHVVGVVRSLLAANTGPVLVTRIEPGDAAAVAAQIPDGRYDAEARLLIWRPAPTGTFRLVVVTAGTSDAPVAAEAGAVASALGLIVHRISDVGVAGLHRLLAVRPELAAADALICVAGMEGALPSVVAGLVACPVIAVPTSVGYGASFEGVTPLLTMLSSCSAGITVVNIDSGFGAAMAARRIAGTAAR, from the coding sequence GTGACCGGCACGGACGGGACGGGTCCGGGGTTCGACGATCTCGGGTACGCCCGGCCCGACGTCGGCCGCGAGGAGCGGCTCGGCGTCCCCGAGGTCGTCTACGGACCGGGCAAGACGGTCGAACACGTGGTGGGCGTCGTCCGAAGCCTGCTGGCTGCCAACACCGGTCCGGTCCTCGTCACCAGGATCGAGCCCGGCGACGCGGCGGCCGTCGCAGCGCAGATCCCCGACGGGCGGTACGACGCGGAGGCTCGGCTGCTGATCTGGCGGCCCGCACCGACGGGGACGTTCCGCCTCGTCGTCGTCACCGCCGGCACTTCCGACGCACCGGTGGCCGCCGAGGCCGGCGCCGTGGCGTCGGCACTGGGGCTGATCGTCCACCGGATCTCCGACGTCGGGGTCGCCGGCCTGCACCGATTGCTCGCGGTCCGACCCGAGCTGGCGGCCGCGGACGCGTTGATCTGCGTCGCCGGGATGGAGGGCGCGCTGCCCAGCGTGGTCGCGGGCCTCGTCGCCTGCCCGGTGATCGCGGTGCCCACATCGGTCGGGTACGGCGCCAGCTTCGAGGGGGTCACCCCGCTTCTGACCATGCTCTCGTCGTGCTCGGCCGGGATCACCGTCGTGAACATCGACTCCGGCTTCGGGGCGGCGATGGCGGCGCGGCGGATCGCCGGGACGGCCGCTCGATGA
- a CDS encoding zinc-dependent alcohol dehydrogenase yields the protein MRVLVWNGPWDLTIGSREDPEPGPGDVLITVAATGICGSDVHGFTGENGRRKPGQVMGHETVGHVAAVGAGVEGLRPGDVVTVNPLIACGRCAACAAGAEQSCQDRRVIGVNAEIVSAFAETLLAPASNVMVLPETMPLEYGALVEPLSVGYHAARRGGCSAADAVLVVGGGPIGQACVLAARRSGATHVVVSEPNPHRRALAGSLGAVAVDPGSDGAVTDALGGRATLVLDAVGSTASIEAAAASSGFGARIVLVGMNAPRIDLPAYAVSTEERTLIGSFCYSAQDFRETAEWVGRAPGVLEHLVDGRVDMAGAAEAFTALAAGTSGKSKVLVFPHGLPAEVDGR from the coding sequence ATGCGCGTACTGGTCTGGAACGGTCCGTGGGACCTGACCATCGGCAGCCGTGAAGATCCGGAGCCCGGCCCGGGCGACGTCCTCATCACGGTGGCGGCCACCGGGATCTGCGGCTCCGACGTGCACGGCTTCACCGGCGAGAACGGGCGGCGCAAACCCGGGCAGGTGATGGGCCACGAGACGGTGGGCCACGTCGCCGCGGTCGGGGCGGGCGTCGAGGGGCTGCGGCCCGGCGACGTGGTGACGGTCAACCCGCTGATCGCCTGCGGCCGCTGCGCCGCGTGTGCCGCCGGCGCCGAGCAGAGCTGCCAGGACCGGCGCGTGATCGGGGTGAACGCGGAGATCGTGTCCGCGTTCGCCGAGACGCTCCTCGCGCCCGCGAGCAACGTGATGGTGCTGCCCGAGACCATGCCACTGGAGTACGGCGCGCTGGTGGAGCCGCTGTCCGTCGGCTACCACGCCGCCCGCCGCGGCGGCTGCTCCGCGGCGGACGCGGTGCTCGTCGTGGGCGGTGGACCGATCGGCCAGGCCTGCGTGCTCGCCGCGCGACGGTCGGGCGCCACGCACGTGGTCGTCAGCGAGCCGAACCCGCACCGCCGCGCCCTGGCGGGCTCCCTCGGCGCCGTGGCGGTGGACCCCGGGTCCGACGGCGCCGTCACCGACGCCCTCGGCGGGCGCGCGACGCTGGTGCTGGACGCCGTCGGCTCCACCGCGTCCATCGAAGCCGCAGCGGCGTCCAGCGGCTTCGGAGCGCGGATCGTGCTCGTCGGCATGAACGCGCCCCGCATCGACCTGCCGGCGTACGCCGTGAGCACCGAGGAGCGCACGCTCATCGGCAGCTTCTGCTACTCCGCGCAGGACTTCCGGGAGACGGCCGAGTGGGTCGGCCGGGCACCCGGGGTGCTGGAGCATCTGGTCGACGGGCGGGTGGACATGGCGGGAGCGGCCGAGGCGTTCACGGCGCTGGCCGCCGGCACGTCGGGGAAGAGCAAGGTGCTGGTGTTCCCGCACGGCCTTCCGGCGGAGGTGGACGGCCGCTGA
- a CDS encoding alpha/beta hydrolase, with amino-acid sequence MSTAVRVLAGLTLLAVLLLTLAWTFQRRLVYLPSGPPAAASAQVFPGGSAVLLHTEDGLDLTAWHAPAPASAPATGATVLVLPGNAGNRAARVPLARALTAAGLDVLLLDYRGYGGNPGTPTEEGLAADARAAHHHLTAERGVDPRRLVLLGESLGAAVATRLALERPVGALVLRSPFTSLADVAATHYPYLPVRALLRDRFPIEDTVGSVSAPVIVVAGSADEIVPPTRSRAVAAAAGAPYVEVPGARHNDPDLGHGPAVVDAAARAGTG; translated from the coding sequence GTGTCCACCGCCGTGCGCGTCCTCGCCGGGCTGACCCTGCTCGCCGTCCTGCTCCTCACCCTGGCCTGGACCTTCCAGCGGCGGCTGGTCTACCTGCCCTCAGGGCCGCCCGCGGCCGCATCGGCACAGGTGTTCCCCGGCGGATCCGCCGTGCTCCTGCACACCGAGGACGGGCTCGACCTGACAGCGTGGCACGCCCCCGCCCCCGCCTCCGCACCCGCGACCGGCGCCACGGTGTTGGTGCTGCCCGGCAACGCGGGCAACCGGGCCGCGCGGGTCCCACTCGCGCGCGCCCTCACCGCCGCAGGCCTCGACGTGCTCCTCCTCGACTACCGGGGCTACGGCGGCAACCCCGGTACGCCGACGGAGGAGGGGCTGGCCGCCGACGCCCGCGCGGCCCACCACCACCTCACCGCCGAGCGGGGCGTGGACCCGCGGAGGCTGGTGCTGCTCGGGGAGAGCCTCGGCGCCGCTGTCGCGACCCGGCTCGCCCTCGAACGGCCGGTGGGCGCCCTGGTGCTGCGCAGCCCGTTCACCTCCCTCGCCGACGTCGCCGCAACCCACTATCCGTATCTGCCGGTGCGAGCCCTACTGCGGGACCGCTTCCCGATCGAGGACACCGTCGGCTCGGTGTCCGCGCCGGTGATCGTCGTGGCCGGCAGCGCAGACGAGATCGTGCCGCCGACCCGCAGCCGCGCGGTCGCCGCGGCGGCAGGAGCGCCCTATGTCGAGGTCCCCGGCGCCCGACACAACGACCCCGACCTCGGCCATGGGCCGGCGGTCGTCGACGCGGCAGCGCGGGCCGGGACCGGTTGA
- a CDS encoding Nramp family divalent metal transporter: protein MTSTDRNDAVSSDPSQNFPVKYLPRPQVRDLPSPPLRQWRYVGPGIVAAGVGLASGEFILFPYIASQVGLTFVWAALLGLITQYFLNMEIERYTLATGETAVTGFSRLWKHWGLVFAILAYFANIWPAWATSSATLVTYAFGGNAAVIAVVILVLVGLILTLAPIVYNALEKAQMVKVAAIVLLIVVGALVAIGPAWADTPQILTRPGFPVAELGFALLMGALAFAGAGGGQNLVQSNWIRDKGFGMGHYLPKIVSPLTGEAEARGRVGFVFPPTEQNLAHWRGWWRFANREQLLTFVLISFVSIVFMSLLAYATVFGNGSVTNDISFLQVEGRVLMGSVGTWFGYFFWIIGAVALFTAALGIVDYTSRLAADVLKTMYFPGASESKLYAGLVWGLVIIGILVISVGFSQPLALAVISACTGGTMMFIYSGLLIAINRKMLPKPIRIGGFRAAALIWSFLLFGVLAVLTVQQQIGKLLG, encoded by the coding sequence ATGACCAGTACGGATCGCAACGACGCGGTCTCCTCCGATCCCTCGCAGAACTTCCCGGTGAAGTACCTGCCTCGACCCCAGGTCCGTGACCTGCCCTCACCGCCGCTGCGTCAGTGGCGCTACGTCGGGCCCGGCATCGTCGCCGCCGGCGTGGGCCTGGCCAGCGGGGAGTTCATCCTCTTCCCCTACATCGCGTCCCAGGTCGGCCTGACCTTCGTCTGGGCGGCGCTGCTCGGCCTGATCACCCAGTACTTCCTGAACATGGAGATCGAGCGGTACACCCTGGCCACGGGGGAGACGGCCGTCACCGGCTTCAGCCGGCTGTGGAAGCACTGGGGCCTGGTGTTCGCGATCCTGGCCTACTTCGCCAACATCTGGCCGGCCTGGGCGACCAGCTCCGCCACGCTGGTCACCTACGCGTTCGGCGGGAACGCCGCGGTCATCGCCGTGGTGATCCTCGTCCTGGTCGGGCTCATCCTCACGCTGGCCCCGATCGTCTACAACGCGCTCGAGAAGGCCCAGATGGTCAAGGTGGCCGCGATCGTGTTGTTGATCGTCGTCGGTGCGCTCGTCGCGATCGGCCCGGCCTGGGCGGACACGCCGCAGATCCTCACCCGGCCCGGGTTCCCCGTCGCCGAGCTCGGGTTCGCCCTGCTGATGGGCGCACTGGCGTTCGCCGGTGCCGGCGGCGGTCAGAACCTGGTGCAGAGCAACTGGATCCGGGACAAGGGCTTCGGCATGGGCCACTACCTCCCGAAGATCGTCTCACCGCTGACGGGCGAGGCGGAGGCCCGGGGCCGGGTCGGGTTCGTCTTCCCGCCGACGGAACAGAACCTCGCGCACTGGCGGGGATGGTGGCGCTTCGCGAACAGGGAGCAACTGCTCACGTTCGTGCTGATCTCGTTCGTGTCGATCGTGTTCATGTCGCTGCTGGCCTACGCGACGGTCTTCGGCAACGGGTCCGTGACCAACGACATCTCGTTCCTCCAGGTGGAGGGGCGGGTCCTGATGGGCAGCGTGGGCACCTGGTTCGGCTACTTCTTCTGGATAATCGGTGCGGTGGCGCTGTTCACGGCGGCACTGGGCATCGTGGACTACACCAGCCGCCTGGCCGCCGACGTGCTGAAGACCATGTACTTCCCCGGCGCCTCGGAGAGCAAGCTCTACGCAGGCCTCGTGTGGGGCCTGGTGATCATTGGGATCCTCGTCATCTCGGTCGGCTTCTCCCAGCCCCTGGCGCTGGCGGTCATCTCCGCCTGCACCGGCGGGACGATGATGTTCATCTACTCGGGGCTGCTGATCGCGATCAACCGCAAGATGCTGCCGAAGCCCATCCGCATCGGTGGGTTCAGGGCCGCTGCCCTGATCTGGTCGTTCCTGCTCTTCGGGGTCCTCGCCGTGCTCACCGTGCAGCAGCAGATCGGCAAACTGCTCGGCTGA
- a CDS encoding Nramp family divalent metal transporter encodes MSETTGVDRTDPYTLTPEGIKEPPVGWRASFRYLGPGLILSASIVGSGELIVTTTLGAQAGFALLWLVVFSTFVKVAVQVELARWTIATGQPALTGYNRVPPRIGRLGWVNVLWMLLALSKLLQVGGIIGGTAVAFSFLLPIGGDPLGFTSLLVWTSVLALGSIAMLYSNRYSLIERGAVVLVVVFTTVTVLIALGLPLTPFAYGAGDVASGLTFLIPAGALGAAVAMFGITGVGADEITFYTYWCIEKGYARWAGPNDGSDAWVRRANGWIRVMYKDALVSWVIYTFGTLAFYLMGAAVLHPQGLVPEGNGMITTLSRIYTDTLGEWASVVFLIGAIAVLGSTMWAAIPSWSRMYVNLLATLGVLDWQDPVARLRWIRVFTVVLPLLWAVCYLTIQSPVIMVQIGGVMTGVFLVAAVIAVWYLRRVDTDPRLYGGRLFNVLLVVSSVAIGLLGVYSLLQAFGVEIG; translated from the coding sequence ATGTCCGAGACCACCGGTGTCGACCGGACCGACCCATACACCCTGACACCGGAGGGCATCAAGGAGCCGCCGGTGGGATGGAGGGCCAGCTTCCGGTACCTCGGTCCTGGACTGATCCTGAGCGCGTCCATCGTGGGCTCGGGCGAGCTGATCGTGACCACCACGCTGGGCGCCCAGGCCGGCTTCGCGCTGCTCTGGCTCGTCGTCTTCAGCACCTTCGTGAAGGTGGCCGTGCAGGTCGAGCTGGCGCGGTGGACCATCGCCACCGGGCAGCCCGCGCTCACCGGGTACAACAGGGTGCCGCCCAGGATCGGGCGGCTCGGCTGGGTGAACGTGCTGTGGATGCTGCTGGCGCTGTCCAAGTTGCTGCAGGTCGGCGGCATCATCGGCGGCACGGCGGTGGCGTTCAGCTTCCTGCTGCCGATCGGCGGTGACCCGCTCGGCTTCACGTCCCTGCTGGTCTGGACGTCGGTGCTCGCCCTCGGCAGCATCGCGATGCTGTACTCGAACCGGTACTCGCTGATCGAGCGCGGCGCGGTGGTCCTCGTCGTGGTCTTCACGACCGTCACCGTCCTCATCGCTCTCGGCCTGCCGCTCACGCCGTTCGCGTACGGCGCGGGGGACGTGGCCAGCGGCCTGACATTCCTGATCCCGGCCGGGGCGCTCGGCGCGGCGGTCGCGATGTTCGGCATCACCGGCGTGGGCGCCGACGAGATCACCTTCTACACCTACTGGTGCATCGAGAAGGGCTACGCGCGCTGGGCGGGCCCGAACGACGGCAGCGACGCGTGGGTCCGCCGGGCCAACGGCTGGATCCGGGTGATGTACAAGGACGCCCTCGTCTCGTGGGTCATCTACACGTTCGGCACGCTGGCGTTCTACCTCATGGGCGCCGCGGTGCTGCACCCCCAGGGCCTCGTCCCCGAGGGCAACGGGATGATCACGACGCTGTCCCGCATCTACACCGACACGCTGGGCGAGTGGGCGAGCGTCGTCTTCCTGATCGGCGCGATCGCGGTCCTCGGCTCGACGATGTGGGCCGCGATCCCCAGCTGGTCACGGATGTACGTGAACCTGCTGGCCACCTTGGGCGTGCTGGACTGGCAGGACCCGGTGGCACGGCTGCGCTGGATCCGCGTCTTCACCGTGGTGCTGCCGCTCCTGTGGGCCGTCTGCTACCTCACCATCCAGTCGCCGGTGATCATGGTCCAGATCGGCGGCGTCATGACCGGGGTGTTCCTCGTGGCGGCGGTGATCGCGGTCTGGTACCTGCGCCGGGTGGACACCGACCCGCGGCTCTACGGCGGGCGCCTGTTCAACGTGCTGCTCGTCGTCAGCAGCGTCGCGATCGGGCTGCTCGGGGTCTACTCACTCCTGCAGGCGTTCGGAGTGGAGATCGGCTGA
- a CDS encoding IclR family transcriptional regulator — protein sequence MPSAAPRNSSSSLRRALDLIGVVAAHHGEGGCTLSQLAAAAGISKSTVLRLRAPLLEYGYVEVEPVSGRHRLGAALARLGSTYLDGLDLRATAADLLRELAQETAETVHLLVPEGVSMVYVDKVEAPRPVRMASRVGARQPMYSTASGLAYLASAGEDVFEAVVAAGLTPRTPQTPTTAAALRSAVQLARRRGFGVDDVANEAHIRGVAAVVVDATGGPVAAISVVGPDYSLTADRVDVLGKRAMAAAHAVSARLGAPVRPAPDREDRTP from the coding sequence GTGCCTTCCGCAGCACCGCGCAACTCGTCGAGCTCACTGCGCCGGGCCCTGGACCTCATCGGCGTCGTCGCGGCGCACCACGGCGAGGGCGGTTGCACGCTCAGCCAGTTGGCCGCCGCCGCCGGGATCTCGAAGAGCACCGTGCTGCGGCTGAGGGCGCCGCTGCTCGAGTACGGCTATGTGGAGGTCGAGCCGGTCTCCGGTCGGCATCGGCTGGGTGCGGCACTCGCCCGCCTCGGCAGCACCTACCTCGACGGGCTCGACCTGCGGGCGACTGCCGCCGACCTCCTCCGTGAACTGGCCCAGGAGACCGCCGAGACCGTGCACCTGCTGGTCCCGGAGGGGGTGTCGATGGTCTACGTCGACAAGGTGGAGGCGCCGCGGCCGGTGCGTATGGCGTCCCGGGTCGGTGCCCGGCAGCCGATGTACAGCACCGCCAGCGGGCTGGCCTACCTCGCCTCGGCCGGCGAGGACGTGTTCGAGGCCGTCGTCGCGGCCGGACTGACTCCACGCACACCGCAGACCCCCACGACCGCCGCCGCTCTGCGCTCGGCGGTCCAGCTGGCCCGCCGGCGCGGGTTCGGGGTGGACGACGTCGCCAACGAGGCGCACATCCGAGGAGTGGCTGCCGTCGTCGTCGATGCCACCGGCGGGCCGGTCGCGGCCATCAGCGTCGTGGGCCCCGACTACAGCCTGACCGCCGACCGGGTCGACGTGCTCGGGAAACGCGCGATGGCGGCCGCCCACGCCGTCTCCGCACGCCTCGGCGCCCCCGTCCGTCCGGCTCCCGATCGAGAGGACCGCACACCGTGA
- a CDS encoding GntR family transcriptional regulator yields the protein MRGPASGSTHGADRGPATVARLPRRPVLADDVHEAVKTLIMDHSIEPGARVSIDGLARQLRVSPTPVREALARLESAELVVKEPLRGYRTTALLTLPQLDDLYAFRLLIEPWAAGRAAERADPAGRERLAAEMNSCDAPDSDSYDAYKALAAHDTRFHLLVAELAGSDQVRQAFERTHCHLHIFRLYYDRGIGPKTLAEHRRVTAAILAGDAAAAERAMREHLELAYHERLRPLYRERAIEGGQP from the coding sequence ATGAGGGGCCCTGCGAGCGGATCGACGCACGGCGCAGACCGGGGCCCGGCCACCGTGGCCCGACTGCCTCGCCGGCCGGTACTCGCCGACGACGTCCACGAGGCCGTCAAGACGCTGATCATGGACCACTCCATCGAACCCGGCGCCCGGGTCTCGATCGACGGGCTGGCCCGGCAGCTGAGGGTCTCCCCCACGCCGGTGCGGGAGGCGCTGGCCCGGCTCGAATCCGCCGAGCTCGTGGTCAAGGAGCCGCTGCGCGGGTACCGGACGACGGCGCTGCTCACGCTCCCGCAGCTCGACGACCTCTACGCGTTCCGGCTGCTCATCGAGCCGTGGGCGGCGGGCCGCGCCGCGGAACGGGCCGACCCCGCCGGTCGGGAGCGGCTCGCGGCGGAGATGAACTCCTGCGACGCCCCGGACTCGGACAGCTATGACGCCTACAAGGCCCTCGCTGCGCACGACACCCGCTTCCACCTTCTGGTGGCCGAGCTCGCCGGCAGCGATCAGGTACGGCAGGCGTTCGAACGGACGCACTGCCACCTGCACATCTTCCGGCTCTACTACGACCGCGGCATCGGCCCGAAGACCCTCGCCGAGCACCGGCGGGTCACCGCGGCGATCCTGGCCGGGGACGCCGCGGCCGCGGAGCGGGCGATGCGCGAGCACCTCGAGCTCGCCTACCACGAGCGGTTGCGCCCGCTCTACCGCGAGCGCGCGATCGAAGGGGGACAGCCGTGA
- a CDS encoding bifunctional 4-hydroxy-2-oxoglutarate aldolase/2-dehydro-3-deoxy-phosphogluconate aldolase — MSDHPATLQPARVPMSEQLVTTRLVAILRGENAARAEAVVDTLVDNGIRCLELTLTTRGALETVERLAARMPDGIELGMGTVLSADDVDRAADAGACFVVSPTVAVPVIEAALRRGIASYPGALTPTEIHTAWSAGASAVKLFPAGSLGPGHLKAVRAPLPDIPLVPTGGIGIDTVESWLDAGAHAVGLGGPLIGDALAPDGDLSALAVRARAVCAAAAGQR; from the coding sequence GTGAGCGACCACCCCGCCACCCTCCAGCCGGCTCGCGTCCCCATGAGCGAGCAGCTGGTGACGACCCGCCTCGTCGCCATCCTCCGCGGCGAGAACGCCGCCCGCGCGGAAGCCGTCGTCGACACCCTGGTGGACAACGGCATCCGCTGCCTCGAGCTGACCCTGACCACGCGCGGGGCCCTGGAGACCGTCGAACGCCTCGCGGCGCGGATGCCCGACGGCATCGAGCTCGGGATGGGCACCGTGCTCAGCGCGGACGACGTCGACCGTGCAGCCGACGCCGGCGCCTGCTTCGTCGTCTCACCGACGGTGGCCGTACCGGTCATCGAGGCAGCCCTCCGCCGCGGGATCGCGAGCTACCCCGGCGCGCTGACCCCGACCGAGATCCACACCGCGTGGAGCGCGGGAGCGAGCGCGGTGAAGCTGTTCCCCGCCGGGTCGCTCGGACCCGGTCACCTCAAGGCGGTGCGGGCCCCGCTGCCCGACATCCCGCTGGTGCCCACCGGCGGGATCGGCATCGACACGGTGGAGTCCTGGTTGGACGCGGGTGCCCACGCCGTCGGTCTGGGTGGCCCCCTGATCGGTGACGCGCTGGCCCCCGACGGCGATCTGTCCGCCCTGGCGGTCCGAGCGCGGGCCGTGTGTGCCGCGGCGGCAGGGCAGCGGTGA